One Drosophila subobscura isolate 14011-0131.10 chromosome U, UCBerk_Dsub_1.0, whole genome shotgun sequence DNA window includes the following coding sequences:
- the LOC117902337 gene encoding RING finger and CHY zinc finger domain-containing protein 1 produces MKNRQWQRRISLNECYNKHSHHHRIDVQKSTNTKEPNQVNLNSSSKLSSRAATTTLLEAAPATSLFVSQITAATTAEQQEQQRLQLIMSPTIMTSDFSTYVKMRKSKSTPSLLLEEEPPAIVWRRHIITQPKTTTTEANQSVITRFTNSSSSNNNSSNRDSNSNTTSSCNNKCINATPTTPESLRFGCAHYKRRAMFVTPCCNKFYKCRFCHDENETHHFDRKTLTELICSECNTRQTVREQCENCGVRFGKYTCLICNLFDDADKQQYHCHGCGICRIGGADNFFHCEVCNMCLPIQLKIDGHRCVENISRSHCPVCLGDIHTSRIPCHIPDCGHLLHKMCFDQLLASGHYTCPTCQTSLIDMTALWEYLDDQAQRIPVTLKYENQRVHIFCNDCHKTSKTKFHFIGLKCVHCGAYNTTQDVKRRLSLVTDEPSSA; encoded by the exons ATGAAGAATCGCCAGTGGCAGCGCCGAATATCTCTCAATGAATGCTACAACAAgcacagccaccaccaccgcatTGATGTACAAAAATCTACCAATACAAAAGAACCCAATCAagtcaatttaaattcatcGTCAAAGCTGTCGTCGAGAGCGGCCACGACGACCTTACTGGAGGCTGCTCCAGCTACTTCTCTGTTTGTTTCCCAGataacagcagccacaacagcagaacaacaagagcaacaacgtCTGCAGCTGATTATGTCGCCTACAATCATGACGAGCGATTTTTCAACATACGTAAAAATGCGAAAATCCAAATCCACGCCAAGTCTCCTACTCGAGGAGGAGCCGCCGGCCATTGTCTGGCGTCGTCACATCATCACCCAGCCAAAAACCACTACCACGGAGGCTAACCAAAGTGTCATTACACGCttcaccaacagcagcagcagcaacaataacagcagcaatcGCGACAGCAACAGTAATACCACGAGTagttgcaacaacaagtgcATCAATGCGACGCCAACAACACCGGAGTCATTGCGCTTTGGATGTGCACACTATAAGCGGCGCGCCATGTTTGTG ACACCCTGCTGCAATAAGTTCTACAAGTGCCGCTTCTGCCACGATGAGAACGAGACGCATCATTTCGATCGGAAGACACTCACAGAACTCATCTGCTCCGAGTGCAACACGCGGCAAACAGTGCGTGAGCAATGCGAGAATTGTGGCGTCAGATTTGGCAAG TATACTTGCCTTATATGTAATCTATTTGATGATGCAGACAAGCAGCAATATCATTGCCATGGATGCGGCATCTGTCGCATTGGCGGCGCTGACAATTTCTTTCACTGCGAAGTCTGCAACATGTGTCTGCCCATTCAGCTGAAGATCGATGGCCATCGG TGCGTGGAGAACATCTCTCGGTCGCATTGTCCTGTTTGTTTGGGCGACATTCACACCTCGCGCATCCCTTGCCACATTCCCGACTGCGGCCACTTGTTGCACAAGATGTGCTTCGATCAATTGCTGGCCTCCGGCCACTACACCTGCCCTACCTGCCAGACCTCGCTGATCGATATGACGGCGCTGTGGGAGTACCTAGACGATCAGGCCCAGCGCATTCCGGTAACCCTCAAGTATGAGAATCAGCGAGTACACATATTTTGCAATGATTGTCACAAG ACTtccaaaacaaaattccatttcattggACTTAAGTGTGTGCATTGCGGTGCGTATAACACCACGCAGGATGTTAAACGTCGCCTCTCTCTGGTCACCGATGAGCCATCCTCGGCATGA
- the LOC117902335 gene encoding lysophospholipid acyltransferase 7 isoform X1: MSIDDVIYVICLLACIGAGNYVRKVRDESQRKMVSTALGVLVVVIVSGLHSLHCIASLALGTASVLLVHPSKCHLVTFGIMFGYLVFFRLFDFYWSIPGHTNMIQMILTLKVSGIAFEKTAAWKRIREKDEQEKNEQRDVNSESPIEITDYDLELQQLSAAEIVHYSFNYIGVLTGPYYRYRTYRDYFEMPFKTHAPSVGATIEKFKCAAFYCALYLATNYFWPLDYALSDEFYNDRSFIYRLLYVWPTFFTFRARIYTGLTLSECVCTMAGFGAYPDDADANAGEGPRKRYQHLKRDADKHTYNFTTIVNTRVMDVERCWTFREGMKHWNVCVQYWLAVNVYKLFPSKKYRVGRTGATLLCSAYWHGFRPGHYFCIMGAPFYVSLEDMWHKLVRKDATGPGRTVIDVLFWIFKWFAFSYLGVAFLLSSFGNIWRFYSSVYHIGYISWAAMIGLGFFLTNQRKAAERRRQKCAAGDTAVPVEDKKMQ; the protein is encoded by the exons ATGAGCATCGACGACGTCATCTATGTAATCTGTCTGCTGGCCTGCATCGGTGCCGGCAACTATGTGCGCAAGGTGCGCGATGAGTCCCAACGCAAGATGGTGTCCACGGCATTGGGTGTGCTTGTGGTGGTCATTGTTTCGGGACTCCACagtttgcattgcattgcctcCTTGGCCTTGGGCACGGCTAGTGTTCTGCTAGTGCATCCAAG CAAATGCCATTTGGTTACATTTGGCATAATGTTTGGCTACCTGGTGTTTTTCCGGCTGTTTGACTTTTACTGGAGCATTCCTGGCCACACGAACATGATACAAATGATACTTACACTTAAG GTGTCGGGCATTGCCTTTGAGAAAACTGCCGCCTGGAAGCGTATACGTGAAAAGGATGAGCAGGAGAAGAATGAACAGCGGGATGTAAACAGCGAAAGCCCCATCGAGATCACCGATTACGATctggagctgcagcaattGTCAGCCGCCGAAATTGTGCACTACAGCTTCAATTACATTGGAGTACTAACAG GTCCCTACTATCGCTATCGCACCTACAGGGACTACTTTGAAATGCCCTTTAAAACGCATGCCCCGAGCGTTGGTGCCACCATTGAGAAGTTCAAATGTGCCGCCTTCTACTGCGCTTTGTATCTGGCCACCAACTACTTTTGGCCCCTGGAC tACGCTTTAAGTGATGAGTTCTACAATGATCGGTCCTTTATCTACCGTCTGCTGTATGTGTGGCCAACATTCTTTACATTCCGGGCACGCATCTACACCGGTCTTACGCTCAGTGAATGCGTCTGCACAATGGCCGGCTTTGGGGCCTATCCGGACGATGCGGATGCCAACGCTGGCGAGGGACCACGCAAGCGCTATCAGCACTTGAAACGCGATGCGGACAAGCATACGTATAACTTTACAACGATTGTCAATACCCGTGTGATGGACGTGGAACGTTGCTGGACCTTCCGCGAGGGCATGAAGCACTGGAATGTCTGCGTACAGTACTGGCTGGCCGTCAATGTCTACAAGCTGTTCCCCAGCAAGAAGTACAG GGTTGGCAG AACTGGTGCCACACTGCTCTGCTCGGCATACTGGCATGGATTCCGGCCAGGACACTATTTCTGCATCATGGGCGCTCCCTTCTATGTATCGCTGGAGGACATGTGGCACAAGCTTGTGCGCAAGGATGCCACTGGCCCAGGGCGCACCGTCATCGATGTGCTCTTCTGGATCTTCAAGTGGTTCGCCTTCAGCTACCTGGGCGTGGCCTTCCTGCTCTCCTCATTCGGCAACATTTGGCGTTTCTATAGCTCTGTGTATCACATTGGATACATCAGTTGGGCTGCAATGATTGGACTTGGATTTTTCCTGACGAACCAACGGAAGGCAGCCGAACGTCGCAGGCAAAAATGTGCAGCTGGCGACACTGCTGTTCCGGTGGAGGATAAGAAGATGCAGTGA
- the LOC117902335 gene encoding lysophospholipid acyltransferase 7 isoform X2 — protein MSIDDVIYVICLLACIGAGNYVRKVRDESQRKMVSTALGVLVVVIVSGLHSLHCIASLALGTASVLLVHPSKCHLVTFGIMFGYLVFFRLFDFYWSIPGHTNMIQMILTLKVSGIAFEKTAAWKRIREKDEQEKNEQRDVNSESPIEITDYDLELQQLSAAEIVHYSFNYIGVLTGPYYRYRTYRDYFEMPFKTHAPSVGATIEKFKCAAFYCALYLATNYFWPLDYALSDEFYNDRSFIYRLLYVWPTFFTFRARIYTGLTLSECVCTMAGFGAYPDDADANAGEGPRKRYQHLKRDADKHTYNFTTIVNTRVMDVERCWTFREGMKHWNVCVQYWLAVNVYKLFPSKKYRTGATLLCSAYWHGFRPGHYFCIMGAPFYVSLEDMWHKLVRKDATGPGRTVIDVLFWIFKWFAFSYLGVAFLLSSFGNIWRFYSSVYHIGYISWAAMIGLGFFLTNQRKAAERRRQKCAAGDTAVPVEDKKMQ, from the exons ATGAGCATCGACGACGTCATCTATGTAATCTGTCTGCTGGCCTGCATCGGTGCCGGCAACTATGTGCGCAAGGTGCGCGATGAGTCCCAACGCAAGATGGTGTCCACGGCATTGGGTGTGCTTGTGGTGGTCATTGTTTCGGGACTCCACagtttgcattgcattgcctcCTTGGCCTTGGGCACGGCTAGTGTTCTGCTAGTGCATCCAAG CAAATGCCATTTGGTTACATTTGGCATAATGTTTGGCTACCTGGTGTTTTTCCGGCTGTTTGACTTTTACTGGAGCATTCCTGGCCACACGAACATGATACAAATGATACTTACACTTAAG GTGTCGGGCATTGCCTTTGAGAAAACTGCCGCCTGGAAGCGTATACGTGAAAAGGATGAGCAGGAGAAGAATGAACAGCGGGATGTAAACAGCGAAAGCCCCATCGAGATCACCGATTACGATctggagctgcagcaattGTCAGCCGCCGAAATTGTGCACTACAGCTTCAATTACATTGGAGTACTAACAG GTCCCTACTATCGCTATCGCACCTACAGGGACTACTTTGAAATGCCCTTTAAAACGCATGCCCCGAGCGTTGGTGCCACCATTGAGAAGTTCAAATGTGCCGCCTTCTACTGCGCTTTGTATCTGGCCACCAACTACTTTTGGCCCCTGGAC tACGCTTTAAGTGATGAGTTCTACAATGATCGGTCCTTTATCTACCGTCTGCTGTATGTGTGGCCAACATTCTTTACATTCCGGGCACGCATCTACACCGGTCTTACGCTCAGTGAATGCGTCTGCACAATGGCCGGCTTTGGGGCCTATCCGGACGATGCGGATGCCAACGCTGGCGAGGGACCACGCAAGCGCTATCAGCACTTGAAACGCGATGCGGACAAGCATACGTATAACTTTACAACGATTGTCAATACCCGTGTGATGGACGTGGAACGTTGCTGGACCTTCCGCGAGGGCATGAAGCACTGGAATGTCTGCGTACAGTACTGGCTGGCCGTCAATGTCTACAAGCTGTTCCCCAGCAAGAAGTACAG AACTGGTGCCACACTGCTCTGCTCGGCATACTGGCATGGATTCCGGCCAGGACACTATTTCTGCATCATGGGCGCTCCCTTCTATGTATCGCTGGAGGACATGTGGCACAAGCTTGTGCGCAAGGATGCCACTGGCCCAGGGCGCACCGTCATCGATGTGCTCTTCTGGATCTTCAAGTGGTTCGCCTTCAGCTACCTGGGCGTGGCCTTCCTGCTCTCCTCATTCGGCAACATTTGGCGTTTCTATAGCTCTGTGTATCACATTGGATACATCAGTTGGGCTGCAATGATTGGACTTGGATTTTTCCTGACGAACCAACGGAAGGCAGCCGAACGTCGCAGGCAAAAATGTGCAGCTGGCGACACTGCTGTTCCGGTGGAGGATAAGAAGATGCAGTGA
- the LOC117902339 gene encoding MTRF1L release factor glutamine methyltransferase, which yields MFKNLTRSVRHLTSRALTQYNYATSTRSSGTSSSNRSSTSGCVTNYPAKPFVAVTKAVEGWVQKLEDAGVHDTEFNLKCIVSHVLKRKFNTVPDNFSQLQFDPKQLAEFERFLEARCARMPLQHIIGEWDFMDITLKTAPSVFIPRPETEEFVRLVIVNYKDVKHVNMLEVGCGSGAMSLSMLHALPQVEATAIERSQAATVLAAENAKLLGLQKRFQVHNHTMEEDQYLPEQLQDKKYDLIISNPPYVKTEEFQFLHPEVVVYENLNALDGGSDGLRVARLVFDLACRHLHSGGKLWLELGNEHPPLVKTIMHLKYEGRLNFVGSYYDQYKRERFVQIEKV from the exons ATGTTTAAGAACTTGACACGGTCAGTGCGCCACCTGACCTCGCGCGCACTCACGCAATATAATTATGCCACAAGCACCAGAAGCagtggcaccagcagcagcaaccgcagcagcaccagtggATGTGTAACAAATTATCCCGCTAAACCATTTGTTGCCGTAACAAAGGCCGTGGAGGGATGGGTGCAGAAGCTGGAGGACGCTGGCGTCCATGACAccgaattcaatttgaaatgcaTTGTGTCGCATGTGCTGAAGCGTAAATTT AACACCGTCCCTGACAACTTTTCCCAGCTGCAGTTCGATCCGAAACAACTGGCAGAGTTTGAGCGGTTTCTGGAGGCCCGCTGTGCCCGCATGCCGCTGCAGCACATCATCGGCGAATGGGATTTCATGGACATTACCTTAAAGACAGCGCCCTCTGTATTCATTCCACGGCCCGAGACGGAGGAGTTTGTGCGCCTGGTCATTGTGAACTATAAGGATGTGAAGCATGTGAATATGCTGGAGGTGGGCTGTGGCTCGGGCGCCATGTCTCTGTCCATGCTGCACGCACTGCCCCAGGTGGAGGCCACGGCCATTGAACGAAGCCAGGCTGCCACAGTGCTGGCCGCGGAGAATGCCAAGCTGTTGGGTCTTCAGAAGCGTTTCCAGGTGCACAATCACACCATGGAGGAGGACCAGTACTTGCCAGAGCAGCTCCAGGACAAAAAGTACGATTTGATCATCTCAAATCCGCCCTACGTGAAGACGGAAGAGTTTCAGTTTCTACATCCCGAAGTGGTGGT GTATGAGAACCTCAATGCCTTGGATGGTGGCTCAGATGGTTTGAGGGTGGCTCGTCTGGTCTTTGATCTCGCCTGCCGCCACTTGCATTCCGGCGGCAAACtttggctggagctgggcaaCGAGCATCCGCCGCTGGTCAAAACGATAATGCATCTCAAGTACGAGGGTCGCCTCAACTTTGTGGGCAGCTATTACGATCAGTATAAGCGCGAGAGATTTGTCCAAATTGAGAAGGTCTAG
- the LOC117902340 gene encoding uncharacterized protein LOC117902340 gives MNFPNGTQKTFCSRRRGSKKSGTFPTALERLTESMMRQKHHQIAGTAFIITKASTRLCSWRSATPSIGSPIYIDVGAYGSEGDMNAFSNCSFGKALLSETVQFPEDNMINGERTAYFIVGDDAFPLAKRIMKPFGSRHLAVDERIFNYRLSRARRCIENAFGILCARWMGVQRTLLSRPDKSQKVVAACCSLHNFLMRTSPNTYNINPDSFIQTHTVLTDLHPCCRGRPQDYCKAIRNNLKLFFNSPACVLAK, from the exons ATGAATTTCCCAAATGGAACGCAGAAGACATTCTGCAGTAGGCGAAGGGGTTCGAAGAAGAGTGGAACTTTCCCAACTGCTTTGGAGCGGTTGACGGAAAGCATGATGCGACAAAAGCACCACCAAATAGCGGGAACTGCTTTTATAATTACAAA GGCTTCCACTCGATTGTGCTCATGGCGATCTGCGACGCCAAGTATAGGTTCACCGATATACATAGATGTTGGAGCGTATGGAAGTGAGGGAGACATGAATGCCTTTTCAAATTGTTCGTTTGGAAAAGCGCTTTTGTCGGAAACGGTGCAATTTCCCGAAGACAATATGATAAACGGAGAGAGAACCGCGTACTTCATTGTAGGGGACGATGCATTCCCGCTGGCTAAACGGATTATGAAGCCTTTTGGATCCCGACACCTGGCTGTGGACGAACGCATTTTCAATTATAGATTGAGCCGGGCTAGACGTTGTATTGAGAATGCGTTCGGCATTCTTTGCGCCAGGTGGATGGGTGTGCAACGGACTCTATTAAGCCGACCCGATAAGTCTcaaaaagttgttgctgcttgctgttcgTTGCACAACTTCTTAATGCGCACGAGTCCCAATACGTATAACATAAATCCAGATTCGTTCATACAGACTCACACTGTATTGACCGATCTCCACCCCTGTTGCCGCGGTCGCCCTCAGGACTATTGCAAGGCCATTAGAAACAACTTAAAACTGTTTTTTAACAGCCCAGCATGTGTCTTGGCAAAATGA